One window from the genome of Mastacembelus armatus chromosome 18, fMasArm1.2, whole genome shotgun sequence encodes:
- the acap1 gene encoding arf-GAP with coiled-coil, ANK repeat and PH domain-containing protein 1 — MTVKLDFEECLKDSPRFRAEIEVVQSDVSELETRLDKLVKQCQAMLEAGRAYCQSSKSFVNGLRELGHQCTGDKLMEECLDKFSKKLSIILDAQGEVIETTQKSVKTKLQSFVKEDVRRFKDVRKEFERSSETLEGALAKNAQAPRAKQHEVEEASNALLNARKAFRSEALDYVLEINVIEAKKKTDILSAMLSLMEAQAQFFKHGHESLSELDEYRRKISDENTQFILNSAREKRDMEQRHAAIKKKDMSYDDAIMDFSADAANGIAMEGYLYKRASNAFKTWSRRWFSIQKNQLVYQKKFKEQPTVVVEDLRLCTVKPSTENERRFCFEVVSPSKCCLLQADSERQQQAWISAVQNSIASAFQEHREDPHSPRQRCSSMSASSLGGGGGGGMDQENAGCKVLEEVQAIPGNQQCCDCGEPGPDWASINLGITLCIVCSGIHRSLGVHFSKVRSLTLDSWEPELIKLMCELGNTVINRIYEARIDEITIKKPHPSSPRGDKESWIRSKYVEKKFIQKLPETGRNPPLRRSSARRNRAATQDQTAPRPPLKPKPNRATLPRVTGLSPTDFGQKNNTELHKVNPEVVDEREEDLSGLHPGALLYRSAALQNFPVMADALAHGADVNWVNTTEDSSTPLIQAVSANALAACEFLLQNGANVNQADSKGRGPLHHATILGHTGLVCLFLKRGADYNAKDINKKDPITIAVDYANADIVTLLRIAKMNKEMREMDGAFGQSGDEIYQDIFRDFSQMASNNPEKLKRRSADPKS; from the exons ATGACGGTCAAGCTGGACTTTGAGGAGTGTTTGAAAGACTCTCCGCGCTTCAG agcCGAAATCGAAGTCGTCCAAAGCGACGTGAGCGAACTCGAGACCCGATTAGACAAG cttgtGAAACAATGCCAGGCCATGCTGGAGGCAGGCAGAGCCTACTGCCAGAGCAGCAAGAGCTTCGTCAACGGCCTCCGAGAGCTGGGACACCAGTGCACCGGGGACAAGCTGATGGAG GAATGTTTGGACAAATTTTCCAAAAAGCTGTCCATCATCTTAGATGCACAGGGG GAAGTGATTGAGACCACACAGAAGTCAGTCAAGACAAAGCTGCAGAGTTTTGTCAAAGA AGATGTTCGCCGGTTTAAGGACGTGCGCAAGGAGTTTGAGCGCAGCAGCGAAACCCTGGAGGGGGCGCTGGCGAAGAACGCTCAGGCCCCACGGGCGAAGCAACATGAAGTGGAGGAGGCGAGTAACGCCCTGCTCAATGCACGCAAGGCCTTCCGATCTGAGGCCTTGGACTACGTCCTGGAG attAATGTCATCGAGGCCAAGAAGAAGACAGACATCCTGTCGGCC ATGCTGTCACTTATGGAGGCCCAGGCTCAGTTCTTCAAACACGGCCATGAGTCTCTGTCAGAACTGGATGAGTACAGACGGAAAATCAGTGACGAG AACACCCAGTTTATTCTAAACTCAGCCAGAGAGAAGAGGGACATGGAGCAAAGACATGCTGCCATCAAGAAAAAG GATATGTCCTATGATGATGCCATCATGGATTTCAGCGCTGATGCAGCTAATGGGATCGCTATGGAGGGATACCTCTATAAAAGAGCCAGCAACGCCTTTAAGACCTGGAGCAG ACGCTGGTTCTCAATTCAGAAAAATCAGCTGGTCTATCAGAAGAAATTTAag GAGCAGCCTACAGTTGTGGTGGAGGACTTGCGTCTTTGCACAGTCAAACCCAGCACTGAAAACGAGAGACGATTCTGTTTTGAAGTGGTCTCCCCGTccaa gtgttgTTTGTTGCAAGCAGACTCAGAAAGGCAGCAGCAGGCGTGGATCAGCGCCGTCCAAAACAGCATAGCCTCAGCCTTTCAGGAGCACAGAGAGGACCCACACAGCCCA AGACAGCGCTGCAGCTCGATGTCGGCCAGCAGTttgggaggagggggaggaggaggcatGGATCAGGAGAACGCAGGCTGCAAGGTCCTGGAGGAGGTTCAGGCGATCCCTGGCAACCAGCAGTGCTGTGATTGTGGAGAGCCAGGGCCTGACTGGGCCTCCATCAACCTGGGCATCACGCTTTGTATCGTCTGTTCAGGAATACACAG GAGCCTGGGAGTCCATTTTTCCAAAGTACGCTCTCTGACTCTGGACTCCTGGGAGCCAGAACTCATTAAG TTGATGTGTGAATTAGGAAACACAGTAATCAACAGAATCTACGAGGCCCGCATCGATGAGATCACCATCAAGAAGCCACATCCCTCCAGTCCAAG AGGAGACAAGGAGTCATGGATTAGGTCAAAGTACGTGGAGAAGAAGTTTATCCAAAAGCTTCCTGAGACGGGCAGGAACCCCCCACTGAGGCGATCCAGTGCCAGAAGGAACCGAGCGGCCACGCAGGACCAGACCGCACCCCGACCGCCACTCAAACCCAAACCCAACCGAGCTACTCTGCCTCGAGTCACAG ggCTGAGTCCCACAGACTTTGGCCAAAAGAACAATACAGAACTGCACAAAG TTAACCCAGAAGTTGTGGATGAGAGAGAGGAGGATCTGAGCGGCCTTCATCCCGGAGCACTGTTGTACCGATCAGCGGCTCTGCAGAACTTTCCCGTCATGGCCGATGCTCTGGCCCAcggagctgacgttaactggGTGAACACAACCGAGGACTCGAGCACACCCTTGATACAGGCTGTCTCAGCG AACGCTCTGGCAGCCTGTGAGTTCCTGCTGCAGAACGGCGCCAACGTCAACCAGGCAGACAGCAAAGGGAGAGGACCTCTGCACCACGCCACCATCCTGGGTCACACTGG GTTGGTTTGTCTCTTCCTGAAGCGCGGAGCTGACTACAATGCCAAGGACATAAACAAGAAAGACCCCATTACTATTGCTGTGGACTACGCCAACGCTGACATCGTCACCTT GCTGCGGATTGCCAAAATGAACAAGGAGATGCGGGAGATGGATGGAGCATTTGGCCAATCAG GTGATGAAATCTACCAGGACATCTTCAGAGACTTTTCTCAAATGGCCTCAAACAACCCAGAGAAGCTGAAACGTCGCAGTGCAGACCCTAAATCTTAA